The Toxoplasma gondii ME49 chromosome III, whole genome shotgun sequence genome includes a window with the following:
- a CDS encoding hypothetical protein (encoded by transcript TGME49_254335), with amino-acid sequence MQPLCPCKGDSRATELTACLELVFPGSCAHNRIIAQYWQSLLHPYVLSMKNVVHPILQVRRSLTRFCYWRQDASEEPEEPHILRVYRGPSSLALRPYLF; translated from the exons ATGCAAC CATTATGTCCCTGCAAAGGCGATTCCCGTGCGACTGAGCTAACCGCCTGTCTTGAACTTGTCTTCCCTGGCAGCTGCGCGCACAACCGCATAATCGCCCAGTATTGGCaatctcttcttcatccgtATGTCTTGTCTATGAAGAACGTCGTGCATCCCATTCTGCAG GTACGCCGCAGTCTAACTCGATTCTGTTACTGGCGACAAGACGCCTCAGAAGAACCGGAAGAACCGCATATTTTACGCGTGTATCGGGGGCCTAGTTCATTGGCATTACGGCCTTACCTCTTTTGA
- a CDS encoding hypothetical protein (encoded by transcript TGME49_254340~Predicted trans-membrane domain (TMHMM2.0):42-65), which yields MDEHRRGDDDNEFALREFFSVDLRALCTWRNALRFVATVFTVFAIRRFGTLAGILIGFFLILWNLRYNGTGDGISAYSVFNRGVRHLLGDLRPADIDRQLRNAGPDGDESDDDILVLNGPRVAGVHRSRDANKRCPCGSGKKIKRCCGRD from the exons ATGGACGAGCATCGACGGGGAGACGACGATAACGAATTCGCCCTCCGCGAATTCTTCTCAGTCGACTTAAGAGCCCTGTGCACGT GGAGGAATGCTTTGCGCTTTGTGGCGACCGTGTTCACGGTTTTCGCCATTCGACGTTTCGGCACCTT GGCAGGAATCCTGATTGGCTTTTTCCTGATTCTGTGGAATCTGAGATACAACGGAACTGGAGACGGGATAAGTGCATATTCGGTCTTTAATAGAGGCGTCCGACATTTGCTTGGGGATCTTCGTCCTGCTGACATCGACAGACAGCTGCGCAATGCTGGCCCGGATG GCGACGAATCAGATGATGACATCCTGGTGTTGAACGGTCCGCGGGTTGCTGGAGTCCACCGGTCTCGTGATGCGAACAAGAGGTGCCCGTGCGGCAGTGGAAAGAAGATCAAGAGATGCTGTGGAAGAGACTAA